One part of the Microlunatus elymi genome encodes these proteins:
- a CDS encoding DUF222 domain-containing protein, which yields MINEGGRDAAQILRGLDDADRQELIGRNTKLIQAVEWAHYHPAESIDPHQLAIPGGDRPIHPGGAGTPAMAEFAIPEFATHLRKSITAGRYFIADALDLRYRLPRLLARVRTFEIEGADAQLIAQATRHLSVEQAGLVDAAVADYVGRLGRAALMRLVEAKIIEVDADRIAAEAERRQREKGVWVGQATEHGCKTVFARADACDVIWFDAMVDRFADLLGRRGDDRTKDERRAAAIGILANPAYALRLLAEDDAPSLFDSALGDEDLPEDDHDPAGEHPAQPEGPELVEGPETQPGHDHPVRYPRFDHDHNLARAAIRAISQPTPRSCGPTPPSTCTSPTKPCNTDSAWSGSRTSGRSCPAWSPTGCTAARSPSNR from the coding sequence ATGATCAACGAGGGCGGTCGGGACGCGGCGCAGATCTTGCGCGGCCTCGATGATGCCGACCGGCAGGAGTTGATCGGTCGCAACACCAAACTGATCCAGGCCGTCGAATGGGCCCATTACCATCCGGCCGAGTCGATCGACCCGCATCAGCTCGCGATCCCGGGTGGGGACAGGCCGATCCATCCCGGCGGCGCCGGCACCCCGGCGATGGCCGAGTTCGCGATCCCGGAGTTCGCCACCCACCTGCGTAAATCGATCACGGCCGGCCGGTACTTCATCGCCGACGCCCTCGACCTGCGCTATCGGCTGCCCCGACTCTTGGCCCGCGTCCGCACCTTCGAGATCGAGGGCGCCGATGCGCAACTGATCGCCCAAGCCACCCGGCACCTCAGTGTGGAGCAGGCCGGCCTGGTCGACGCCGCCGTCGCCGACTATGTCGGTCGGTTGGGCCGGGCGGCCCTGATGCGCCTGGTGGAAGCGAAGATCATCGAGGTCGACGCCGACCGGATCGCCGCCGAGGCCGAACGCCGCCAACGCGAGAAGGGCGTCTGGGTCGGCCAGGCGACCGAACACGGTTGCAAGACCGTGTTCGCCCGGGCCGATGCCTGTGACGTGATCTGGTTCGACGCGATGGTCGACCGGTTCGCCGACCTCCTCGGACGCCGCGGTGACGACCGGACCAAGGACGAACGCCGCGCGGCCGCAATCGGGATCCTGGCCAACCCCGCCTACGCCCTACGGCTGCTGGCCGAAGACGACGCACCCTCTCTGTTCGACTCCGCACTCGGTGATGAGGATCTGCCCGAGGATGATCATGATCCGGCCGGCGAGCACCCAGCCCAGCCCGAGGGTCCTGAGCTTGTCGAAGGACCAGAGACCCAACCCGGCCACGATCATCCGGTCCGCTATCCCCGGTTCGATCATGATCACAACCTGGCCCGGGCCGCGATCCGGGCGATCAGCCAACCGACCCCGCGAAGTTGCGGCCCGACGCCACCCTCTACCTGCACATCGCCCACGAAACCCTGCAACACGGACTCGGCGTGGTCCGGGTCGAGGACATCGGGCCGGTCGTGTCCAGCCTGGTCGCCGACTGGCTGCACGGCTGCCAGGTCACCATCAAACCGGTGA
- a CDS encoding MFS transporter: MTQASSTLPEPDQQPGRRRLPGLSSAGRTFAALSVRNYRIYFSGALFSNIGTWMQRVAQDWLVLELSHGSGLAVGVTTALQFLPMLLITPYGGLIADRFDKRMVLRITQTWMALSAAALGLLAVLGVAQTWHVFVLAFVFGVGTAFDNPARQAFVSEVVGREHLPNAIGLNSASFNAARIVGPAVAGIVIAAFGSGWAILANAVSYLSFIIALSMIDPTKLQPTVLTKRAKRQIREGLAYIRGRSDIILVLCIAFFVGTFGLNFQMTSALMAQQVFHKGAGQYGILGTFMAVGSLAGALIGARRKTAPRGRFIIAVAMAFCAIEMVVGMMPTYWTYAALLPIMGLASMLTLNAANMSVQMGVDPKLRGRVMAIYMMVMQGGTPIGAPLLGWVAGVFGARWTLIGGGLIALLGVMASVAIMARRGGITISPQISLRPPRLGMHTRTR; this comes from the coding sequence GTGACGCAAGCGTCCTCGACGCTTCCCGAACCCGATCAACAACCGGGCCGCCGCCGGCTGCCCGGCCTGAGCTCAGCCGGCCGTACCTTCGCCGCTCTCAGTGTCCGTAACTACCGGATCTACTTCTCCGGCGCACTCTTCTCCAACATCGGCACCTGGATGCAACGGGTTGCCCAGGACTGGCTGGTGCTGGAGCTGTCCCACGGATCCGGCCTCGCCGTCGGCGTCACCACCGCGCTGCAGTTCCTGCCGATGCTGTTGATCACCCCGTACGGAGGTCTGATCGCCGACCGCTTCGACAAGCGGATGGTGCTGCGGATCACCCAGACCTGGATGGCGCTGTCGGCTGCGGCGCTCGGATTGCTGGCCGTGCTGGGAGTTGCGCAGACCTGGCACGTCTTCGTACTGGCCTTCGTCTTCGGCGTCGGTACCGCCTTCGACAACCCGGCCCGGCAGGCGTTCGTCTCCGAAGTGGTCGGCCGGGAACACCTGCCGAATGCGATCGGGCTGAATTCGGCAAGTTTCAACGCTGCAAGGATTGTCGGGCCGGCGGTGGCGGGCATCGTGATCGCGGCGTTCGGGTCCGGCTGGGCGATTCTGGCCAACGCGGTCAGTTATCTGTCGTTCATCATCGCGTTGAGCATGATCGATCCGACGAAGCTGCAGCCGACGGTGCTGACCAAACGAGCCAAGCGGCAGATCCGCGAAGGACTGGCGTACATCCGCGGCCGCTCCGACATCATCCTGGTGCTCTGTATCGCCTTCTTCGTCGGCACCTTCGGGCTGAATTTCCAGATGACGTCGGCGCTGATGGCGCAGCAGGTCTTCCACAAGGGCGCCGGGCAGTACGGCATCCTCGGCACCTTCATGGCGGTCGGTTCGCTGGCCGGCGCGTTGATCGGTGCCCGGCGCAAGACCGCGCCCAGGGGCCGGTTCATCATCGCGGTGGCGATGGCGTTCTGTGCGATCGAGATGGTCGTCGGCATGATGCCGACCTACTGGACGTACGCAGCGCTGTTGCCGATCATGGGGCTCGCGTCGATGCTGACGCTGAACGCGGCCAACATGAGCGTGCAGATGGGCGTCGATCCGAAGCTGCGCGGGCGCGTGATGGCGATCTACATGATGGTGATGCAAGGCGGTACGCCGATCGGTGCGCCCTTGCTGGGTTGGGTTGCCGGCGTCTTCGGCGCCCGCTGGACGTTGATCGGCGGCGGCCTGATCGCCCTGCTCGGCGTGATGGCATCGGTAGCGATCATGGCCCGCCGTGGCGGCATCACCATCTCGCCCCAGATCAGCCTGCGCCCACCCCGCCTGGGCATGCACACCCGCACCCGCTGA
- a CDS encoding MarR family winged helix-turn-helix transcriptional regulator: MTTRDPGMKSARPTDLRSNAGLAGALRPALLRLARRLRQMRDESLELSPNQLSAMGVLLNHGDQLMGELAAHETVQPPSMTRIVNELERRGYVRRSAGSDDRRQARVSLTDAGREVLLANRKRRNDWLARRIAELEPQERDILRKAIPILEKVNRA; the protein is encoded by the coding sequence GTGACGACACGTGATCCCGGGATGAAGTCCGCGCGGCCGACCGATCTGCGCAGCAACGCCGGCCTGGCCGGTGCTCTGCGGCCTGCCCTGTTGCGGCTGGCGCGACGGTTGCGGCAGATGCGCGACGAGTCGCTGGAGCTGAGTCCCAATCAGCTGTCGGCGATGGGCGTGCTGCTCAACCACGGTGATCAACTGATGGGGGAGCTGGCCGCGCACGAGACGGTGCAACCGCCGTCGATGACCCGGATCGTCAACGAACTCGAGCGCCGCGGTTACGTCCGCCGGTCGGCGGGTTCGGATGACCGACGACAGGCCAGGGTTTCGCTCACCGACGCCGGCCGCGAAGTGCTGCTGGCCAACCGCAAACGTCGCAACGACTGGCTGGCCCGGAGGATCGCCGAGCTGGAGCCGCAGGAACGCGACATCCTCCGCAAGGCCATACCGATCTTGGAGAAGGTGAACCGCGCGTGA
- a CDS encoding MarR family winged helix-turn-helix transcriptional regulator has translation MARAQRTSLTDDYRAAVATFVAAGADEQVQRVVESVYRLAKRLSAWYDSQLADLNVSSGEWAVLKELARKDGPMTPSQLAAATDVAPSSMTHRLDGLVERKLVEREPDPDNRTRVLVQLSDGGRELFTAAIREANVVESDIVAPLTERQTRELANLLEKVIVGLDEDDRPAS, from the coding sequence ATGGCCAGAGCACAGCGCACGTCCCTGACCGACGACTACCGCGCAGCGGTCGCCACCTTCGTCGCGGCCGGCGCCGACGAGCAGGTGCAGCGGGTGGTGGAGTCGGTGTATCGGCTGGCCAAGCGGCTGTCGGCCTGGTACGACAGCCAGCTCGCCGACCTGAACGTGTCGTCCGGCGAGTGGGCGGTGCTGAAGGAGCTCGCGCGCAAGGACGGCCCGATGACGCCGAGCCAGCTCGCTGCCGCGACCGACGTCGCCCCGTCCTCGATGACGCACCGACTCGACGGCCTGGTCGAGCGCAAGCTGGTCGAGCGTGAGCCGGATCCGGACAACCGAACTCGGGTGCTGGTCCAGCTCTCCGACGGTGGCCGGGAGCTTTTCACTGCCGCGATCCGGGAGGCCAACGTGGTCGAGAGCGACATCGTCGCCCCGCTCACCGAGCGGCAGACCCGCGAGCTGGCGAACCTGCTGGAGAAGGTGATCGTGGGCCTGGACGAGGACGATCGTCCCGCGTCCTGA
- a CDS encoding MFS transporter: MRRRAVLLIVASVVAMLGWGAVLPYQYAYAAQTRGWGGMIGAAAASLFSVGALIAAPLGGRLADRHNPALIAMITRALAAVAAATLIIADNPATFLAGMAFFGFGLAGGNPAQSVLALRWSSDGTDRRRLFAWIVSGQALGMGLGSFLGGFVVDLDHPDGMLPAFALAAGGFALSAVLVGAAARGASDLSGDAISSRELDARPSQFSPQPRSARTAWKLIKSSRPLLLIAVISFALQLAYNGQFESGLPAYGLTVLNVSEQTIGIAAAVNCAVLLGLQLLVIRWTAHRSAPGLLMIVGAVWVACWAVLGLAAQLPGLSSMIFVGSFGLFAAGETLFAPVLNPLVASLTPAHMVGSTLGLFTAFNTAATALGPLISGLTLGAGMSWLLIVGNIAISAVAIGAARRLELVLCRPTTVPAEVAPSVA, encoded by the coding sequence GTGCGCCGCCGCGCCGTTCTGCTCATCGTCGCTTCCGTCGTCGCCATGCTCGGCTGGGGTGCGGTGCTGCCCTATCAGTACGCCTATGCAGCGCAGACCCGCGGCTGGGGCGGGATGATCGGTGCCGCGGCGGCCAGCCTGTTCTCCGTCGGCGCGCTGATCGCCGCTCCGCTCGGTGGGCGGCTGGCCGATCGGCACAACCCGGCGCTGATCGCGATGATCACCCGGGCACTGGCCGCGGTCGCGGCGGCGACGTTGATCATCGCCGACAACCCGGCCACTTTTCTTGCCGGGATGGCTTTCTTCGGCTTCGGGCTGGCCGGCGGCAACCCTGCACAATCGGTGCTGGCCCTGCGCTGGTCGTCCGACGGTACCGATCGGCGGCGGCTGTTCGCCTGGATCGTCAGCGGGCAGGCGCTCGGCATGGGGCTGGGGTCCTTCCTCGGCGGCTTCGTTGTTGATCTTGATCACCCGGACGGCATGCTGCCGGCCTTCGCGCTGGCGGCCGGCGGGTTCGCCCTCTCTGCGGTGCTCGTCGGCGCCGCCGCCCGCGGTGCGTCCGATCTGAGCGGTGACGCGATCAGCTCCCGCGAACTGGACGCGCGGCCCTCGCAGTTTTCTCCACAGCCGCGCTCCGCGCGGACGGCGTGGAAGTTGATCAAGTCGTCCCGGCCGCTGTTGTTGATCGCGGTGATCAGTTTCGCCCTGCAGCTGGCCTACAACGGGCAGTTCGAGAGTGGCCTGCCGGCGTACGGATTGACCGTGCTGAACGTCTCCGAGCAGACCATCGGCATCGCGGCTGCGGTGAACTGCGCGGTGCTGCTCGGGCTGCAACTGCTGGTGATCCGCTGGACCGCCCACCGCTCGGCGCCCGGTCTGTTGATGATCGTCGGGGCGGTCTGGGTCGCCTGCTGGGCGGTACTCGGCCTGGCCGCGCAGCTTCCCGGACTGTCCTCGATGATCTTCGTCGGCAGCTTCGGCCTGTTCGCGGCCGGCGAGACGCTGTTCGCGCCGGTGCTCAATCCCCTGGTTGCCTCGCTCACTCCGGCGCACATGGTCGGCAGCACGCTGGGCCTGTTCACCGCATTCAACACTGCCGCCACCGCGCTCGGCCCGCTGATCTCCGGACTCACCCTCGGCGCCGGAATGAGCTGGCTGTTGATCGTCGGCAACATCGCCATCAGCGCGGTCGCGATCGGCGCCGCTCGACGGCTCGAGTTGGTTCTGTGCCGTCCGACCACGGTCCCGGCAGAGGTGGCGCCCAGCGTCGCCTGA
- a CDS encoding enterochelin esterase domain-containing protein has product MASTSPLPERVVPARVGRLLQAAAGTPVDRRARLIAAFCAAAGRSGTPLVDPVDGDPYRCEVTFLWRGEADGVGLVMSGLPRSPISRTALERVPGTDLWYAGYRLRSDHRASYRFAVRHGSPGTKPQDESAQWRTLMRTAVADPLNPNLLPGRWGQNAASVFALPDAPAESWTTVDHGRVDHEEVDQDRPVLVLCDGDRWFGELGLQRTLDRMINSGALPPVVVLAPDAVDLDTRWRELTTHHPYLDFLADELLGWAAERWRFTGDPARTVIAGQSLGGLTALYAGLRRPDRFGVLLGQSPSLWWHSGRPVGNPHPAGVDNCWLADRFAEADTLPFRVDLQGRPAGRQAGRPDPRTGRRAAPARRAGHPYRIRRRTRLRLVAWRIARRTVSTAHRRAVAILNISLTSKERSMPIASRMFRRILPPVGDVLPGRRRRARPEGSCADRAGRVP; this is encoded by the coding sequence GTGGCTTCGACTTCGCCGCTGCCCGAACGCGTGGTGCCCGCCCGGGTCGGCCGACTGCTGCAGGCCGCGGCGGGCACGCCGGTCGATCGTCGCGCTCGGCTGATAGCCGCCTTCTGCGCGGCGGCCGGCCGATCCGGTACGCCTCTGGTCGACCCTGTCGACGGCGACCCGTACCGGTGTGAGGTGACCTTTCTGTGGCGCGGCGAGGCCGATGGTGTCGGGCTGGTGATGAGCGGTCTGCCCCGCTCTCCGATCAGCCGGACCGCACTGGAACGGGTCCCCGGCACCGATCTCTGGTACGCCGGCTACCGGCTGCGCTCCGACCATCGCGCCTCCTACCGTTTCGCCGTTCGCCACGGCAGTCCGGGGACGAAACCTCAAGACGAGTCGGCCCAGTGGCGCACGCTGATGCGGACCGCGGTCGCCGACCCGCTCAACCCGAACCTGCTGCCCGGCCGATGGGGACAGAACGCTGCGTCCGTGTTCGCGTTGCCCGATGCTCCCGCCGAATCCTGGACCACAGTTGATCATGGTCGAGTTGATCATGAGGAAGTCGATCAAGACCGGCCGGTGCTGGTGCTGTGCGACGGCGACCGTTGGTTCGGCGAACTGGGCCTGCAGCGCACCCTGGATCGGATGATCAACTCCGGCGCCCTGCCGCCGGTCGTCGTGCTTGCCCCGGACGCGGTTGATCTTGACACCCGCTGGCGGGAGCTGACCACCCACCACCCCTATCTCGACTTCCTCGCCGACGAGTTGCTGGGTTGGGCGGCCGAGCGCTGGCGATTCACCGGCGACCCCGCCCGGACGGTGATCGCCGGCCAGAGTCTCGGCGGTCTGACCGCGCTCTACGCCGGACTACGCCGGCCGGATCGATTCGGTGTCCTGCTGGGCCAGTCGCCCTCGCTGTGGTGGCATTCGGGACGGCCCGTCGGCAATCCGCATCCGGCGGGCGTCGACAATTGCTGGCTCGCCGACCGGTTCGCCGAGGCGGACACGTTGCCGTTCCGAGTTGATCTTCAAGGTCGGCCTGCTGGAAGGCAAGCTGGCCGACCTGACCCGCGAACTGGCCGACGTGCTGCACCGGCGCGGCGTGCCGGTCACCCGTACCGAATACGCCGGCGGACACGACTACGCCTGGTGGCGTGGCGGATTGCCCGCCGGACTGTCTCGACTGCTCACCGGCGTGCCGTCGCGATCTTGAACATTTCCCTGACCAGCAAAGAGAGAAGCATGCCCATCGCGTCGCGAATGTTCCGCCGGATCCTGCCCCCTGTGGGAGACGTCCTTCCTGGCCGCCGGCGACGCGCTCGGCCAGAAGGCAGCTGCGCAGACCGGGCTGGACGAGTTCCATGA
- a CDS encoding ABC transporter substrate-binding protein, with product MGNGHVATTLKGLGLTRPANQQKSMSGHSDPVSLERLDAIDADWMFFGALGDKAASQQAYRQAQKVKTFQQLSVQQAHQVVPVDGSAWTSAGGPLATRLVLQDTAAALAP from the coding sequence GTGGGCAACGGCCACGTCGCCACCACCCTGAAGGGGCTCGGCCTGACCCGCCCGGCCAATCAACAGAAGTCGATGTCGGGGCACAGCGACCCGGTCAGTCTGGAGCGGCTGGACGCGATCGACGCGGACTGGATGTTCTTCGGCGCACTGGGCGACAAGGCGGCCTCACAGCAGGCCTATCGGCAGGCGCAGAAGGTGAAGACGTTCCAGCAGTTGAGCGTGCAGCAGGCCCATCAGGTTGTCCCGGTGGACGGATCTGCTTGGACCAGTGCCGGTGGCCCGCTGGCGACCCGACTCGTCCTCCAGGACACGGCCGCAGCTCTGGCCCCCTGA
- a CDS encoding type II toxin-antitoxin system VapC family toxin translates to MIILDTSVLIDHLRGVADARRAMTSAVERGDLLAASVLTKVEVLAGMRAGEETQTRILLDSLRWVEVTDAIAERAGALAGHFLRSHPGVDPVDYVIAATAQQLNARLWTMNLKHFPMFGDLQHPY, encoded by the coding sequence ATGATCATTCTCGACACTTCGGTCCTGATCGATCACCTTCGCGGCGTCGCCGATGCCCGGCGAGCCATGACCTCGGCGGTTGAGCGTGGTGACTTGCTGGCCGCGTCGGTCCTGACGAAGGTCGAGGTTCTTGCCGGGATGCGTGCCGGCGAGGAGACACAAACTCGGATCTTGTTGGACAGTCTGCGCTGGGTCGAGGTCACCGATGCCATCGCCGAACGGGCCGGCGCCCTGGCCGGCCACTTCCTGAGATCGCATCCTGGAGTCGATCCGGTTGACTACGTGATCGCTGCTACTGCTCAACAGCTGAACGCCCGGCTCTGGACGATGAACCTCAAGCACTTCCCGATGTTTGGTGATCTGCAGCACCCGTACTGA